The Pan troglodytes isolate AG18354 chromosome 1, NHGRI_mPanTro3-v2.0_pri, whole genome shotgun sequence genome includes a region encoding these proteins:
- the LOC129143363 gene encoding PRAME family member 15-like → MKMSIRTPPRLLELAGRSLLRDQALAMSTLEELPTELFPPLFMEAFSRRCCEALKLMVQAWPFRRLPLRPLIKMPCLEAFQAVLDGLDALLTQGVRPRRCKLQVLDLQDVCENFWMVWSEAMAHGCFLNAKRSKKPVQDCPRMRGQQPLTVFVELWLKNRTLDEYLTYPLLWVKQRRDLLHLCCKKLKILGMPFRNIRSILKMVNLDCIQEVEVSCRWKLQFLTQFTPYLGHMRNLQKLVLSHMDVSRYVSPEQKKEIVTQFTTQFLKLRCLQKLYMNSVPFLEGHLDQLLSCLKTSLKVLTITNCVLLESDLKHLSQYPSISQLKTLDLSGIRLTNFSLVPLQILLEKVAATLEYLDLDDCGIIDSQVNAILPALSRCFELNTFSFCGNPISMATLENLLSHTIILKNLCVGVYPAPRESYGADGILCWSRFAQIRAELMNRVRDLRHPERIFLCTDNCPDCGNRSFYDLEADQYCC, encoded by the exons ATGAAGATGAGCATCCGGACTCCACCCAGACTCCTGGAGCTTGCGGGGCGGAGCCTGCTGAGGGACCAAGCCTTAGCCATGTCCACCCTGGAGGAGCTGCCCACGGAACTTTTCCCCCCACTGTTCATGGAGGCCTTCAGCAGGAGATGCTGTGAGGCCCTGAAGctgatggtgcaggcctggcccTTCCGCCGCCTCCCTCTGAGGCCTCTGATAAAGATGCCTTGTCTGGAGGCCTTCCAAGCTGTGCTTGATGGGCTTGATGCACTGCTTACCCAAGGGGTTCGTCCCAG GAGGTGTAAACttcaagtgctggatttacaggatGTCTGTGAGAACTTCTGGATGGTTTGGTCTGAAGCTATGGCCCATGGGTGCTTCCTCAATGCCAAGAGGAGCAAAAAACCAGTGCAGGACTGTCCAAGGATGAGAGGACAGCAACCCTTGACTGTGTTCGTAGAACTTTGGCTCAAGAACAGGACTCTGGATGAATACCTCACCTACCCCCTTCTATGGGTCAAGCAGAGGAGAGATTTACTACACCTGTGCTGTAAGAAGCTGAAAATTTTGGGAATGCCCTTCCGCAATATCAGAAGCATCCTGAAAATGGTGAACCTAGACTgtatccaggaggtggaagtgagTTGCAGGTGGAAACTGCAATTCCTGACACAGTTTACCCCATACCTGGGCCACATGAGGAATCTTCAGAAGCTCGTTCTCTCCCACATGGATGTCTCTCGCTACGTTTCCCCAGAGCAGAAGAAGGAGATTGTTACCCAGTTCACCACTCAGTTCCTCAAGCTGCGCTGCCTCCAAAAGCTTTATATGAACTCTGTTCCTTTCCTCGAAGGCCACCTGGACCAGCTGCTCAG CTGTCTGAAGACCTCGTTAAAGGTCCTCACAATAACTAACTGTGTGCTTTTGGAATCAGACTTGAAGCATCTATCCCAGTACCCGAGTATCAGTCAACTAAAGACCCTGGACCTGAGTGGCATCAGACTGACCAATTTCAGTCTTGTGCCTCTCCAAATTCTCCTAGAAAAAGTTGCAGCCACCCTTGAGTACCTGGATTTAGATGACTGTGGCATCATAGACTCCCAAGTCAACGCCATCCTGCCTGCCCTGAGCCGCTGCTTTGAGCTCAACACCTTCAGCTTCTGTGGAAATCCCATCTCCATGGCCACCCTGGAGAACCTGCTGAGCCACACAATCATACTCAAAAACTTATGCGTGGGGGTGTATCCTGCCCCGCGGGAGAGTTATGGTGCTGATGGTATTCTCTGCTGGAGCAGATTTGCTCAAATTAGGGCTGAGCTGATGAACAGAGTGAGGGACTTAAGGCACCCTGAGAGGATCTTTCTCTGTACTGACAACTGCCCTGACTGTGGCAACAGGTCATTTTATGACCTGGAGGCAGATCAGTACTGCTGTTGA